In Rhodanobacter denitrificans, a single window of DNA contains:
- the ltrA gene encoding group II intron reverse transcriptase/maturase, whose product MDANTLGDVASARWNQWHTIPWAEAFQHVRRLQARIAKAAKDENWRTVKRLQKLLVRSTTARAVAVRRVTENQGRKTPGVDGLTWSTPKEKWKAISALDSRGYRPKPLRRIHIPKASGGKRPLGIPTMKDRTMQALHWLALDPVAETRGDLNSYGFRSGRSTADAIAQCHNALSREHSPQWVLEGDIKACFDNISHDWLVRNVPMDRRLLEKWLKAGFVEGRKLFPTDAGTPQGGIISPCLANLALDGMDRLLKDSLPRRDKVNFIRYADDFVVTAISKEVLEAKVKPLIVGFLSERGLTLSEKKTKITHVTEGFDFLGWHVQKHKQFLNIVPSKRNATAFYAKVRDRLRELRGARQDDVVFALNPILRGWANYHQIVHASRTFAKLDYQVTRALWRWATRRHPMKGKRWIKRRYFRRDDSRDWLFRTDVSSLIHLAKVPVVRHVKVRSDTNPYDPKDEAYFDERLTRRMRSTLQGRRRLYWLWNRQEGICPICSAKITKATGWNVHHVVWRVYGGSDKLSNLQLLHPTCHKQLHARGAKG is encoded by the coding sequence ATGGACGCCAATACCCTTGGCGATGTCGCCTCCGCGCGCTGGAACCAGTGGCACACGATCCCGTGGGCCGAAGCGTTCCAACACGTCAGGAGGTTGCAGGCACGCATAGCGAAGGCAGCAAAGGACGAAAACTGGCGCACCGTGAAACGGTTGCAAAAGTTGCTAGTCCGCTCGACTACCGCACGAGCAGTCGCGGTACGTCGAGTTACGGAGAACCAAGGCCGGAAGACCCCCGGTGTGGATGGTCTCACTTGGTCCACGCCCAAGGAGAAGTGGAAGGCGATATCAGCGCTGGATTCGCGCGGGTACCGTCCCAAACCGCTTCGCAGGATCCACATCCCGAAGGCCAGTGGCGGGAAGCGGCCCTTAGGCATACCCACGATGAAGGACCGAACCATGCAGGCGCTGCACTGGCTTGCACTCGATCCTGTCGCGGAAACCCGAGGTGACCTCAACTCGTACGGCTTTCGCTCCGGACGCTCAACGGCAGATGCCATCGCCCAGTGCCACAACGCACTGAGCCGAGAACATTCGCCGCAATGGGTACTGGAGGGCGATATCAAGGCGTGCTTCGACAACATCAGCCACGACTGGCTGGTGCGCAACGTGCCGATGGATCGGCGCTTGCTGGAGAAGTGGCTCAAAGCCGGGTTTGTGGAGGGTCGGAAACTGTTCCCGACGGATGCAGGTACGCCACAGGGCGGGATCATCTCCCCGTGCTTGGCAAACCTGGCGTTGGACGGCATGGACCGGCTGTTGAAAGACAGCCTCCCACGCCGGGACAAGGTGAATTTCATCCGGTATGCGGACGACTTTGTGGTGACTGCGATCTCGAAGGAGGTCCTGGAAGCCAAGGTCAAGCCGCTGATCGTGGGTTTCCTATCCGAGCGCGGTCTCACGCTCTCGGAGAAGAAAACGAAAATCACCCACGTGACGGAAGGGTTCGATTTCCTTGGCTGGCATGTTCAGAAGCACAAGCAATTCCTGAACATTGTCCCGTCGAAACGAAACGCCACAGCGTTCTACGCAAAGGTCAGGGACCGGCTGCGTGAGCTGCGAGGCGCAAGGCAGGATGACGTGGTGTTCGCCCTCAACCCGATTCTCAGGGGATGGGCCAACTACCACCAAATCGTGCATGCGTCACGGACGTTCGCAAAGCTGGATTACCAGGTCACGCGCGCGCTATGGCGATGGGCAACGCGTCGGCATCCCATGAAGGGCAAGCGTTGGATCAAGCGGCGGTACTTCCGCCGGGACGATTCCCGCGACTGGCTCTTTCGGACGGATGTGTCCAGCCTGATTCACCTGGCCAAGGTTCCTGTGGTCAGGCACGTCAAGGTTAGGTCCGATACCAACCCATACGACCCAAAGGACGAGGCCTACTTCGACGAGCGACTGACTCGGCGGATGCGGTCCACTCTGCAAGGACGCAGGAGGTTGTACTGGCTGTGGAACCGACAGGAGGGCATCTGCCCAATCTGCTCCGCCAAGATCACCAAGGCCACGGGGTGGAATGTTCACCACGTGGTGTGGAGGGTTTATGGAGGGTCAGACAAACTGTCCAACCTGCAGTTGCTCCACCCGACGTGTCACAAGCAGTTGCACGCACGTGGCGCGAAAGGATAG
- a CDS encoding DUF6600 domain-containing protein: MPRFAESPVSWRRRWRALALVLLCMAAGLAHAQSGADDRAAPPSRVARLSYIAGDLGFLPAGAKDWSDANINRPLTRGDKLSTARGARAELEFGGGTLRIDGRTDLGLLDLDDNLAQIELTQGTLSLTVRRLDDGQSYEIDTPTVALVADQPGTFRVDVDDRDGSTRVTALDGSATVFGENNAQRPINPGRSYRFADASLAMVTITDVDGGDAFDDWASQRDRRYTRSSSRRYVSEDVVGYQDLDRYGSWRETREYGAVWYPSDIGVDWAPYRSGHWAYIAPWGWTWVDDAPWGFAPYHYGRWAWVGGGWGWIPGPLEVRPVYAPALVAFVGGGGWSIGIGSAPVGWFPLGPGEVYNPWYRCDRSYYTRVNVTNIYVHNTINRTTVINNINHQYNYYRTGRPLRDVSYANRMAPRGFTAVPGRSFAEGRRVQRDRLDVDPRKLASAPVPVRGIDRLRPQDNPNRPPRSAHARDLPAGGFDREVVARRAPPAPAREAAFTGRGDNRYAAPRSNVRVLDGADRPERSQRLEVTDRNGAGPRRPATMPGQLPVAPRITAAGPGDRPQPPRDAAELRSARFAHPRGRDDTTRPEAMPRPGVSYIAPAAEGRPRAIPDNRPLPSEPAPIRRAESRRLPTPADDGRFQRYPSERAMQQQRPQPMEPTVREPAASRFQRPEPAPRESMRESPRPLPAPDRGEPMPRYQPPQQVMPQPRAMPEPRAMPEPRAEARQPQRSDAPNRKRQVDENQGEH, encoded by the coding sequence ATGCCCAGGTTTGCCGAGTCCCCTGTTTCGTGGCGCCGCCGCTGGCGAGCACTGGCGCTCGTGCTGCTGTGCATGGCGGCGGGACTGGCCCACGCTCAATCCGGCGCCGATGACCGCGCCGCCCCGCCGAGCCGGGTGGCGCGGCTGTCGTACATCGCCGGCGACCTCGGTTTCCTGCCTGCCGGCGCGAAAGACTGGAGCGACGCCAACATCAACCGGCCGCTGACCCGCGGCGACAAGCTGTCGACCGCCCGCGGCGCGCGCGCCGAACTGGAGTTCGGCGGCGGCACGTTGCGCATCGACGGGCGGACCGACCTCGGCCTGCTCGACCTCGACGACAACCTGGCCCAGATCGAGTTGACCCAGGGCACGCTCAGCCTCACCGTACGCCGCCTCGACGACGGCCAGAGCTACGAGATCGACACCCCGACGGTGGCGCTGGTGGCCGACCAGCCCGGCACCTTCCGCGTCGACGTCGACGACCGCGACGGCAGCACCCGGGTCACCGCGCTCGACGGCAGCGCCACCGTGTTCGGCGAGAACAATGCGCAGCGCCCGATCAACCCCGGCCGCAGCTACCGCTTCGCCGACGCCAGCCTGGCGATGGTGACGATCACCGACGTCGATGGCGGCGACGCGTTCGACGACTGGGCCAGCCAGCGCGATCGCCGCTACACGCGCTCATCCAGCCGCCGCTACGTGTCCGAGGACGTGGTGGGCTACCAGGACCTCGACCGCTATGGCAGCTGGCGGGAAACCCGCGAGTACGGCGCGGTGTGGTATCCCTCCGACATCGGCGTCGACTGGGCGCCGTACCGCAGCGGCCACTGGGCGTACATCGCGCCCTGGGGCTGGACCTGGGTGGACGACGCGCCGTGGGGCTTCGCGCCCTACCACTACGGCCGCTGGGCCTGGGTCGGCGGCGGCTGGGGCTGGATCCCGGGCCCGCTCGAGGTACGCCCGGTCTACGCGCCGGCGCTGGTGGCCTTCGTCGGTGGCGGCGGCTGGTCGATCGGCATCGGCAGCGCGCCGGTGGGCTGGTTCCCGCTCGGCCCGGGCGAGGTCTACAACCCGTGGTACCGCTGCGACCGCAGCTACTACACGCGCGTCAACGTCACCAACATCTACGTGCACAACACGATCAACCGCACCACGGTGATCAACAACATCAACCACCAGTACAACTACTACCGCACGGGCCGACCGCTCCGCGACGTCAGCTATGCCAACCGCATGGCGCCGCGCGGCTTCACCGCCGTGCCCGGCAGGAGCTTCGCCGAAGGGCGCCGCGTGCAACGCGACCGGCTCGATGTCGATCCGCGCAAGCTCGCCAGCGCACCGGTGCCGGTGCGCGGCATCGACCGCCTGCGTCCGCAGGACAACCCCAACCGGCCGCCGCGCAGCGCGCACGCGCGCGACCTGCCCGCCGGCGGCTTCGACCGCGAGGTAGTGGCGCGACGCGCACCACCCGCGCCGGCCCGCGAGGCAGCCTTCACCGGCCGCGGCGACAATCGCTACGCCGCGCCGCGCAGCAACGTGCGCGTGCTCGACGGCGCGGACCGGCCCGAGCGCAGCCAGCGGCTGGAGGTGACCGATCGCAACGGCGCCGGCCCGCGCCGGCCGGCGACCATGCCCGGTCAGCTTCCGGTGGCTCCGCGCATCACCGCAGCCGGCCCCGGGGACCGACCGCAGCCGCCGCGCGACGCTGCCGAATTGCGCTCGGCCCGTTTCGCGCATCCGCGTGGCCGCGACGACACGACCCGCCCCGAGGCGATGCCGCGCCCGGGCGTCAGCTACATCGCGCCCGCCGCCGAAGGGCGGCCGCGTGCGATCCCGGACAACCGCCCGCTGCCATCGGAGCCGGCGCCGATCCGTCGCGCCGAATCCCGCCGCCTGCCGACGCCAGCGGACGATGGCCGCTTCCAGCGCTACCCGTCCGAACGCGCCATGCAGCAGCAACGACCGCAGCCGATGGAGCCAACGGTGCGCGAACCGGCCGCGTCGCGTTTCCAGCGGCCCGAACCCGCGCCGCGCGAATCCATGCGCGAATCACCGCGCCCGCTGCCCGCCCCGGACCGCGGCGAACCGATGCCGCGCTACCAGCCGCCGCAACAAGTGATGCCGCAGCCGCGCGCCATGCCGGAGCCGCGCGCGATGCCGGAGCCGCGCGCCGAGGCGCGGCAGCCGCAGCGCAGCGATGCGCCCAACCGCAAGCGGCAGGTGGACGAAAACCAGGGAGAGCACTGA
- the trmB gene encoding tRNA (guanosine(46)-N7)-methyltransferase TrmB, with amino-acid sequence MPTTDDTTPEYMRRIRSFVLREGRMTPAQQRAFDTLWSRFGIDYRGAPHDFAASFGRAAPRVLEIGFGNGEALAWASEHDQARDFIGVEVHGPGVGRLMNALAARDATNVRLYKHDAVEVLQHEIAPGTLTEARIWFPDPWHKKRHNKRRLIQPEFVALLASRMVPNGLLHLATDWLPYAEHMLEVMEAAPGWRNATGPSQYAEKPEWRIETHFERRGLKLGHGVWDLLYRKV; translated from the coding sequence ATGCCGACGACCGACGACACCACCCCCGAATACATGCGCCGCATCCGCAGCTTCGTACTGCGCGAAGGACGCATGACGCCGGCGCAGCAGCGCGCCTTCGACACGCTGTGGTCGCGCTTCGGCATCGACTACCGCGGTGCCCCGCACGACTTCGCGGCAAGCTTCGGTCGCGCCGCGCCGCGGGTGCTGGAAATCGGCTTCGGCAACGGCGAGGCGCTGGCCTGGGCCAGCGAGCACGATCAGGCACGCGACTTCATCGGCGTGGAAGTGCACGGCCCCGGCGTGGGCCGGCTGATGAACGCGCTGGCCGCGCGCGACGCGACCAACGTGCGGCTGTACAAGCATGATGCGGTGGAAGTGCTGCAGCACGAGATCGCTCCGGGCACGCTGACCGAGGCGCGCATCTGGTTTCCCGACCCGTGGCACAAGAAGCGCCACAACAAGCGCCGCCTGATCCAGCCCGAGTTCGTCGCCCTGCTCGCCTCGCGCATGGTTCCGAACGGCCTGCTGCACCTGGCCACCGATTGGCTGCCTTACGCCGAGCACATGCTCGAGGTGATGGAAGCCGCCCCGGGCTGGCGCAACGCCACCGGCCCCAGCCAGTACGCCGAAAAGCCGGAATGGCGCATCGAAACCCACTTCGAGCGGCGCGGACTGAAGCTGGGGCATGGGGTGTGGGATCTGCTGTATCGGAAGGTTTGA
- a CDS encoding endonuclease domain-containing protein, with product MHLKWIRARQLRNGSTDAERRLWYFLRRQQLGGHKFRRQYPLAGYIADFVCVPARLVVELDGGQHLDALAYDQRRTAALQREGYRVLRFWNDDVLLRTDDVVAEIFRVLEERSKA from the coding sequence ATGCACCTCAAGTGGATCCGCGCCCGCCAGCTCCGCAACGGAAGCACCGATGCCGAGCGTCGCCTGTGGTACTTCCTGCGCCGGCAGCAGCTGGGCGGGCACAAGTTCCGCCGCCAGTATCCGCTGGCTGGCTACATCGCGGACTTCGTCTGCGTGCCGGCGAGGCTGGTGGTCGAGCTGGATGGCGGGCAGCATCTCGATGCGCTGGCGTACGACCAGCGCCGCACCGCGGCCTTGCAGCGCGAAGGTTATCGCGTGCTGCGCTTCTGGAATGACGACGTGCTGCTGCGCACCGATGATGTGGTGGCGGAGATTTTTCGGGTGCTGGAGGAAAGATCAAAAGCTTGA
- a CDS encoding SLC13 family permease, which produces MALSLTPEMILVLGLVGFTMLMLVLEWIRADMVALLVVVVIGLTGLIPSDRVFNGFAGNAVIAIIAIMIMGEGLDRAGVLNLTANFVMRMARGMESRLGVVINLVASLFSAVIPSQALAALMIPVSSRLAARTGVPLSRLLLPMAFCILTATNTTLIANSPLIVLNDLIASANVNLPPGAHTIPKFGLFSVTPIGLTLALLGVGYFYFFGRKLLPGHEDERLKVTPGRTESYFAETYGIVGETAELTVTAESPLVGMSIGEVEQLHGAPLILAIRSGNDARMAPPADHVIWVGSVLGVLGPREQLNQFANNQLCRLSTRMRQLGELFNPTRAGISEVVIPPVSRFIRHTVGELRLRKRFGISVLAVNRGDQVFRDDVRAVSLRAGDTVVLHSNWRDLSLAAEDRDLVVVTDIPKEQQRPGKIWQAVGFFVLAKCLALFTNLDLSVAMMTGAIGMLLSGVLNMDEAYKAINWKTIFVTACLIPLGWSMDATGTAAWIAQVVLDHLGSASPWLLQLCLAVLTLLFSQVMSNVGATVMMVPIAISVAVATGGNPSAYALIVAVSSSNTFLLSSGHPALMMVTGPGGYKGKDFLRVGLPLTLLVLIATLVAINLLFH; this is translated from the coding sequence ATGGCACTCTCGCTCACCCCCGAAATGATCCTGGTGCTCGGGCTGGTGGGCTTCACCATGCTGATGCTGGTGCTGGAGTGGATCCGCGCCGACATGGTGGCGCTGCTGGTGGTGGTGGTGATCGGGCTGACCGGGCTGATCCCGTCCGATCGCGTGTTCAACGGCTTCGCCGGCAACGCGGTGATCGCGATCATCGCGATCATGATCATGGGCGAGGGGCTGGACCGCGCCGGCGTGCTCAACCTCACCGCGAACTTCGTGATGCGCATGGCGCGCGGCATGGAATCGCGCCTGGGCGTGGTGATCAACCTGGTCGCCAGCCTGTTCAGCGCGGTGATCCCCAGCCAGGCGCTGGCGGCGCTGATGATCCCGGTGTCGAGCCGGCTGGCCGCGCGCACCGGCGTGCCGCTGTCGCGGCTGCTGCTGCCGATGGCGTTCTGCATCCTCACCGCCACCAACACCACGCTGATCGCGAACTCGCCGCTGATCGTGCTGAACGACCTGATCGCCAGCGCCAACGTGAACCTGCCGCCGGGCGCGCACACGATCCCGAAGTTCGGCCTGTTCAGCGTCACCCCGATCGGCCTGACCCTGGCGCTGCTGGGCGTCGGCTACTTCTACTTCTTCGGCCGCAAGCTGCTGCCCGGGCACGAGGACGAGCGGCTGAAGGTGACGCCGGGGCGCACCGAGAGCTACTTCGCCGAGACCTACGGCATCGTCGGCGAGACCGCCGAGCTCACCGTCACCGCGGAAAGCCCGCTGGTCGGCATGAGCATCGGCGAGGTCGAGCAATTGCACGGCGCGCCGCTGATCCTGGCGATCAGGAGCGGCAACGACGCACGCATGGCGCCGCCGGCCGACCACGTGATCTGGGTCGGCTCGGTGCTCGGCGTGCTCGGCCCGCGCGAGCAGCTGAACCAGTTCGCCAACAACCAGCTGTGCCGGCTGTCCACCCGCATGCGCCAGCTCGGCGAGCTGTTCAACCCGACCCGCGCCGGCATTTCCGAGGTGGTGATCCCGCCGGTGTCGCGCTTCATCAGGCACACCGTGGGCGAGCTGCGCCTGCGCAAGCGCTTCGGCATCTCGGTGCTGGCGGTGAACCGCGGCGACCAGGTATTCCGCGACGATGTGCGCGCGGTCAGCCTGCGCGCCGGCGACACCGTGGTGCTGCACAGCAACTGGCGCGACCTGTCGCTCGCCGCGGAGGACCGCGACCTGGTCGTCGTCACCGACATCCCGAAGGAGCAGCAGCGCCCCGGCAAGATCTGGCAGGCGGTGGGTTTCTTCGTGCTGGCCAAGTGCCTGGCGCTGTTCACCAACCTCGACCTGTCGGTGGCGATGATGACCGGCGCGATCGGCATGCTGCTGTCCGGCGTGCTGAACATGGACGAGGCCTACAAGGCGATCAACTGGAAGACGATCTTCGTCACCGCCTGCCTGATCCCGCTGGGCTGGTCGATGGACGCCACCGGTACCGCCGCGTGGATCGCCCAGGTGGTGCTGGACCACCTGGGCAGCGCGTCGCCGTGGCTTCTGCAGCTGTGCCTGGCCGTGCTCACGCTGCTGTTCTCGCAGGTGATGTCCAACGTGGGCGCCACCGTGATGATGGTCCCGATCGCGATCAGCGTGGCGGTGGCCACCGGCGGCAACCCTTCGGCGTACGCACTGATCGTGGCGGTGTCCTCCTCCAACACCTTCCTGCTCAGCTCCGGCCACCCCGCGCTGATGATGGTCACCGGCCCCGGCGGCTACAAGGGCAAGGATTTCCTGCGCGTGGGCCTGCCGCTGACCTTGCTGGTCCTGATCGCCACCCTGGTGGCGATCAACCTGCTGTTCCATTGA
- a CDS encoding nucleotide sugar dehydrogenase, translating into MNEPRIAIIGLGYVGLPLAVAFGRLLDTVGFDTSVGRVDELCRGRDHTLETSAEELAAADRLRFTTDVQDIAPCNVFIVTVPTPVDEANRPDMRPLESASASIGSVLKRGDVVIYESTVYPGTTEEICVPVLERASGLRFNHDFTCGYSPERINPGDKLHRLPTIMKITSGSTAETADFVDALYRRIITAGTHQASSIKVAEAAKVIENTQRDVNIALVNELAMIFNTMGIDTQDVLDAAGTKWNFLPFKPGLVGGHCIGVDPYYLTHKATILGYNAELILTARRINSRMGLHVAHRVMRLMANKRIHVVDSRILVLGLTFKENCPDLRNTRVVEIVRELETAHARVDVYDPWADPAEAEEKLGIRPIDAPAAGSYDAIVLAVAHQAFLDLGSEGIRRFGREHCALFDIKSLLPATTVDGRL; encoded by the coding sequence TTGAACGAACCCAGAATTGCCATCATCGGGCTCGGCTACGTCGGGCTGCCGCTTGCCGTGGCGTTCGGCCGACTGCTCGACACCGTCGGCTTCGACACCAGCGTCGGCCGGGTCGACGAGCTGTGCCGGGGCCGCGATCACACGCTCGAAACCTCGGCCGAAGAGCTCGCCGCCGCGGACCGGCTCCGCTTCACCACCGACGTGCAGGACATCGCGCCGTGCAACGTCTTCATCGTCACCGTGCCGACTCCGGTCGACGAGGCAAACCGGCCGGACATGCGCCCGCTGGAAAGCGCCAGCGCCAGCATCGGCAGCGTGCTCAAGCGTGGCGACGTGGTGATCTACGAATCCACCGTCTACCCCGGTACCACCGAGGAGATCTGCGTGCCGGTGCTGGAGCGGGCTTCCGGGCTGCGCTTCAACCACGATTTCACCTGCGGCTACAGCCCGGAGCGGATCAACCCCGGCGACAAGCTGCACCGGCTGCCCACGATCATGAAGATCACCTCCGGCTCCACCGCGGAGACCGCCGACTTCGTCGACGCGCTGTACCGGCGCATCATCACCGCCGGCACGCACCAGGCGTCCAGCATCAAGGTGGCCGAGGCGGCCAAGGTGATCGAGAACACCCAGCGCGACGTCAACATCGCGCTGGTGAACGAGCTGGCGATGATCTTCAACACCATGGGCATCGACACCCAGGACGTGCTGGACGCCGCCGGCACCAAATGGAACTTCCTGCCGTTCAAGCCCGGCCTGGTCGGCGGCCACTGCATCGGGGTGGACCCGTACTACCTCACCCACAAGGCCACCATCCTCGGCTACAACGCCGAACTGATCCTCACCGCGCGCCGCATCAACAGCCGCATGGGCCTGCACGTGGCGCACCGGGTGATGCGGCTGATGGCGAACAAGCGCATCCACGTGGTCGACTCGCGCATCCTGGTGCTGGGCCTGACCTTCAAGGAGAACTGCCCGGACCTGCGCAATACCCGCGTGGTGGAAATCGTGCGCGAACTCGAAACCGCGCATGCCCGGGTGGACGTGTACGACCCCTGGGCCGATCCCGCCGAGGCGGAGGAAAAGCTCGGCATCCGCCCGATCGATGCCCCCGCTGCCGGCAGTTACGACGCCATCGTGCTGGCCGTGGCGCACCAGGCCTTCCTCGACCTGGGCAGCGAGGGCATCCGCCGCTTCGGCCGCGAGCACTGCGCACTGTTCGACATCAAGAGCCTGTTGCCGGCCACCACGGTCGACGGCCGGCTCTAG
- a CDS encoding Rieske (2Fe-2S) protein encodes MDTFSPVQLPDRQALCRLDEIPDGGATAVDARLPDGEGSLILLRQGTQVRGYLNVCPHAGRRLDYAPGKFLLKNDTLTCAVHGATFSQGDGLCIGGPCRGEHLRAVALSVEAGEVRLLQDKA; translated from the coding sequence ATGGATACATTCAGTCCCGTTCAATTGCCGGATCGGCAGGCGCTGTGCCGGCTGGACGAGATCCCCGACGGCGGCGCCACCGCGGTCGATGCGCGCCTGCCCGACGGCGAGGGCAGCCTGATCCTGTTGCGGCAGGGCACGCAGGTACGTGGCTATCTCAACGTCTGCCCGCACGCCGGTCGCCGCCTCGACTACGCCCCCGGCAAGTTCCTGCTGAAGAACGACACCCTGACCTGCGCCGTGCACGGCGCCACCTTCAGCCAGGGCGACGGCCTGTGCATCGGCGGACCGTGCCGCGGCGAACACCTGCGCGCAGTGGCGCTAAGCGTGGAGGCGGGCGAGGTGAGGTTGCTGCAGGACAAGGCCTGA
- the yedA gene encoding drug/metabolite exporter YedA yields MSDTPAPVAAATPRSLSDPRFLIPLALLALYVIWGSTYLGIRFALESWPPFLLAGVRFLAAGVALYGFLRWRGMAPPTRLQWRNAAITGLLLLGLGNGLVCFAEQRVSSGIAAVAVASMPLFAALFSGMYGEWPHRRESIGLAIGFAGVIVLNLGSSLAGSSTGAVALLVAAAAWAFGSVWSRRQVMPPGPMNTAAQMICGSIALLGFALLSGERLPLHPSLRSTLAILYLAVFGSIIAFSAYLYVLRHARPALATSYAYVNPPVAVLFGVLLAGEHVGPFDLAGMAIILAGVAVITLAKSKGNTAKP; encoded by the coding sequence ATGTCCGATACCCCTGCCCCCGTCGCGGCCGCAACGCCGCGCAGCCTGAGCGATCCCCGCTTCCTGATCCCGCTGGCGCTGCTCGCGCTGTACGTGATCTGGGGCTCGACCTACCTGGGCATCCGTTTCGCGCTGGAAAGCTGGCCACCGTTCCTGCTCGCCGGCGTTCGCTTCCTCGCCGCCGGCGTGGCGCTGTACGGCTTCCTGCGCTGGCGCGGGATGGCCCCGCCGACACGACTGCAGTGGCGCAACGCGGCGATCACCGGCCTGCTGCTGCTCGGCCTGGGCAACGGCTTGGTGTGCTTCGCGGAGCAGCGGGTGAGCTCGGGCATCGCCGCGGTGGCGGTGGCCAGCATGCCGTTGTTTGCGGCGTTGTTTTCCGGCATGTATGGCGAGTGGCCGCACCGGCGCGAATCGATCGGCCTGGCCATCGGCTTCGCCGGCGTGATCGTGCTGAACCTGGGCAGCAGCCTGGCTGGCTCGTCGACCGGTGCGGTCGCCCTGCTGGTGGCCGCGGCGGCATGGGCGTTCGGCTCGGTGTGGAGCCGGCGCCAGGTGATGCCGCCCGGTCCGATGAACACCGCCGCGCAGATGATCTGCGGCAGCATCGCCCTGCTTGGTTTCGCCCTGCTCAGCGGCGAACGGCTGCCGCTGCACCCCAGCCTGCGTTCGACGCTGGCGATCCTCTACCTGGCGGTGTTCGGTTCGATCATCGCGTTCAGCGCCTACCTGTACGTGCTCAGGCACGCGCGCCCGGCGCTGGCCACCAGCTACGCCTATGTGAACCCGCCGGTGGCAGTGCTGTTCGGCGTGTTGCTGGCCGGCGAGCACGTGGGGCCGTTCGACCTGGCCGGCATGGCGATCATCCTGGCCGGCGTGGCGGTGATCACGCTGGCAAAGAGCAAGGGAAACACGGCAAAGCCATAG
- a CDS encoding short-chain fatty acid transporter: MARAALRSAAWAERWFPDAWVFAALGVVVVALAAFSFGATPTATVTAFGDGFWSLIPFTMQMAFVVIGGYVLATAPVVARFIDVLARAPRTGRGAIVYIALVSMLASLLSWGFSLVFGGLLVRALARRGDLHMDYRAAGAAAYLGLGAIWAMGLSSSAAQLQANPASMPPGLLAITGVLPFSQTIFLWQSIVLTAVLIVVSLLVCWFTAPSDANARTSRDFDVGETSTPALPPRTRPGEWLEYSPALSMAIGLLGLGWLGHEFASKSAVTAIANLNTYNFLFLTLGILLHWRPRSFLDAVSRAVPSTSGVLIQFPLYGGIAALLTHVPGADGATLAHRLSNLFVHVAGTESFPAVMGAYSAILGFFVPSGGGKWLVEAPYVMQAANDLHVHLGWAVQVYNAAEALPNLINPFWMLPLLGVLGLKARDVVGYTFIQLVVHVPLVLGMLWLLGLTLSYVPPVMP; this comes from the coding sequence ATGGCGCGCGCGGCGTTGCGCAGCGCGGCATGGGCGGAGCGCTGGTTTCCCGATGCCTGGGTGTTTGCCGCACTGGGTGTGGTCGTGGTGGCGCTGGCCGCCTTCAGTTTCGGTGCCACGCCGACGGCGACGGTCACCGCCTTCGGCGACGGCTTCTGGAGCCTGATCCCGTTCACCATGCAGATGGCGTTCGTGGTGATCGGCGGCTACGTGCTGGCCACCGCGCCGGTGGTGGCGCGCTTCATCGACGTGCTGGCGCGCGCGCCACGCACGGGACGCGGGGCGATCGTGTACATTGCGCTGGTCAGCATGCTGGCCTCGCTGCTCTCGTGGGGTTTCTCGCTGGTGTTCGGCGGCCTCTTGGTGCGCGCACTGGCGCGGCGCGGCGATCTGCACATGGACTACCGCGCGGCCGGCGCCGCGGCCTACCTCGGTCTTGGCGCGATCTGGGCGATGGGCCTGTCCTCGTCGGCGGCGCAGCTGCAGGCGAACCCGGCCAGCATGCCGCCGGGACTGCTGGCGATCACCGGCGTGCTGCCCTTCAGCCAGACGATTTTCCTGTGGCAGTCGATCGTGCTGACCGCGGTGCTGATCGTGGTGTCGCTGCTGGTGTGCTGGTTTACCGCGCCGTCGGACGCGAACGCGCGCACTTCAAGGGATTTCGACGTGGGCGAAACCTCGACGCCGGCGCTGCCGCCGCGCACGCGCCCGGGCGAGTGGCTGGAATACAGCCCGGCGCTGTCGATGGCGATCGGCCTGCTGGGCCTGGGCTGGCTCGGCCACGAGTTCGCCAGCAAGAGCGCGGTCACCGCGATCGCCAACCTCAATACCTACAACTTCCTGTTCCTGACCCTCGGCATCCTGCTGCACTGGCGCCCACGCAGCTTCCTCGACGCAGTGAGCCGCGCGGTGCCGAGCACGTCCGGCGTGCTGATCCAGTTTCCGCTGTACGGCGGCATCGCCGCGCTGCTCACCCACGTGCCAGGCGCCGACGGCGCCACCCTGGCGCACCGGCTGTCGAACCTGTTCGTGCACGTCGCCGGCACCGAGAGCTTTCCGGCGGTGATGGGCGCGTACTCGGCGATCCTGGGCTTCTTCGTGCCCTCCGGCGGCGGCAAGTGGCTGGTCGAGGCGCCGTACGTGATGCAGGCGGCGAACGACCTGCACGTGCACCTGGGCTGGGCGGTGCAGGTCTACAACGCGGCCGAGGCGCTGCCGAACCTGATCAACCCGTTCTGGATGCTGCCGCTGCTCGGCGTGCTGGGGCTGAAGGCGCGCGACGTGGTCGGCTACACCTTCATCCAGCTGGTGGTGCATGTGCCGCTGGTGCTGGGCATGCTGTGGCTGCTGGGGCTGACGCTGAGCTACGTGCCGCCGGTGATGCCGTAG